From the genome of Pseudomonas sihuiensis:
GGTATAAATCAATCGACGCGGGGCGATACGCCCATCGTCACTCACTTCACCGATGCCGATGAAGCGACCATTGTGATCCTGCACCCGCACCATACCGAACTTCGGTGCTTCCGGCGCTCGCACCGGCTGCCCTTGCAACCAGTAAAACGCGCTGTGCTCGGAGAACTGCAGCAGCGGCCAGTCCTGCAGACCGCTATCGGCCGGTAGCAGGAAGCGATCCAGCGCCTCGTTACCACCTTCGGCGTGTGCAGCCTCCAGTTCTTCCAGCGTCACGGTACGCGTCAGGTCGAACGGGCCGGCCTTGGTACGACGCAACTTGGCGACATGTGCACCGCAGCCGAGCAACTGGCCGAGGTCCTCGACCAGCGTACGAATATAGGTGCCTTTGCTGCAATCAACCGCCAGACGGGCCTGCTCGCCTTCGCAGGCCAGCAGTTCCAGGCGCGCAATAGTAACAGAACGCGCTTCGCGCTCCACTACTTCACCCGCACGAGCCAGCTTGTAGAGTGGCTGACCGTCCTTCTTCAAGGCCGAGTACATCGGCGGTATCTGTTTGATTTCACCGCGAAAACGCGGCAACAGCGCCTCAATCTCGGCGCGACCGACGGTCACCGGGCGCCGTTCGATAACATCGCCTTCGGCATCACCAGTGGTGGTGGTGACACCCAACTGAGCGACGGTCTCGTAGCCCTTGTCAGCGTCGAGCAGATACTGAGAAAACTTGGTCGCCTCACCGAAACACAGCGGCAGTACACCGGTGGCCAACGGGTCGAGGCTACCGGTGTGACCGGCCTTCTCGGCATTGAGCAGCCAACGCACCTTTTGCAGCGCGGCGTTGGAGGTGAAACCGTGCGGCTTGTCGAGCAGGATGATGCCGTCGACCTTGCGGCGAATACGTTTGACCTGCGCCACGCCTTACTCCTTGGAACCCGCGGTGTCGTCGTGCAGACGATCTTCCGCCACGGCACGCTCGATCAGTGCCGACAGGTGAGCACCGCGCTGGACGCTCTCGTCGTAGTGGAAGTGCAGCTGTGGCACGCTGCGCAGCTTCATCGCCTTGCCCAGCTGCATGCGCAGGAAACCGGCCGCGTCGTTGAGTACCTTGAGGCTCTCTTTGATCGCCTCGGCATCATCCTGCCCCATGACGGTGATGAAGACCTTGGCGTGACCGATATCACGACTGACGTCGACTGCGGTGATGGTCACCAGCCCCAGACGCGGATCCTTGACCTCACGCCGAATAAGCTGGGCCAGTTCGCGTTGCATCTGGTCGCCGATACGCTGGGTACGGCTGTAATCTTTGGCCATTTTCTCGTTACCTTTACTTCCTCCGCTGCCTGTTCGCCAGCGGACTCAAAAGCGGCAAACGCCCGGCCGCGCGAATGCGGGGCCGGGCGTTGCGTGTTGCGACTCGCGATTACAGGCTGCGAGCCACCTGGACTTTCTCGAACACTTCGATCTTGTCGCCGACCTTGACGTCGTTGTAGCTCTTCACGCCGATACCGCACTCCATGCCGTTGCGCACTTCGGCAACGTCGTCCTTGAAGCGACGCAGCGATTCCAGCTCGCCTTCGAAGATCACCACGTCCTCGCGCAGTACGCGGATCGGACGGTTGCGGTAGACGGTGCCCTCGATGACCATGCAGCCAGCGACAGCGCCGAACTTCGGCGAACGGAACACATCACGCACTTCGGCGGTACCCAGGATGTTCTCGCGAACATCGCTGCCGAGCATACCGGTGAGCGCCTTCTTGACGTCTTCGATGATGTCGTAGATGACGTTGTAGTAGCGCATGTCCAGGCCTTCGGCCTCGACGATCTTGCGCGCACCAGCGTCAGCACGGACGTTGAAGCCGAACAGCACGGCATTGGAAGCCAGCGCCAGGTTGGCATCGGACTCGGTGATACCACCGACGCCGCCACCGACCACACGCACTTGCACTTCGTCGTTGCCCAGGGTGCTGAGCGAGCCTTGCAGGGCTTCCAGAGAACCACGAACGTCGGCCTTGAGGACGATGTTGAGGGTCTTCTTCTCTTCCTGGCCCATGTTCTCGAAGATGTTTTCCAGCTTGCCGGCGTGGGCGCGAGCCAGTTTGACCTCGCGGAACTTGCCCTGACGGAACAGCGCAACTTCGCGGGCCTTCTTCTCGTCGGCCACGACCATCATCTCGTCACCGGCATCCGGCGTACCGTCCAGGCCGAGAATCTCGACCGGAATGGACGGACCGGCTTCCTTGATCGACTTGCCGTTCTCGTCGAGCATGGCACGCACGCGGCCGTAGTTGACGCCAACCAGCACCATGTCGCCCTGACGCAGGGTACCGTCCTGAACCAGCACGGTGGCCACCGGGCCACGGCCCTTGTCCAGACGCGATTCGACCACCACACCACGACCCGGGGCCGACGGCGTGGCTTTCAGCTCGAGGACTTCAGCCTGCAGCAGTACGGCTTCGAGCAACTCGTCGATACCGGTACCCATCTTCGCCGAGACATGTACGTAAGGTGCATCGCCGCCCCACTCTTCCGGGATCACGTCAAGCGCGGCCAGGCCGTTCTTGATGTTGTCCGGATTGGCATCGGGCTTGTCGATCTTGTTCACCGCGACCACGATCGGCACGCCGGCTGCTTTCGCATGCTGTACGGCTTCCTGGGTCTGCGGCATCACGCCGTCGTCAGCGGCGACGACCAGAATGACGATATCGGTAGCCTTGGCACCACGAGCACGCATCTGGGTGAACGCAGCGTGACCGGGGGTATCGAGGAAGGTGACCATGCCGCGCTCGGTTTCGACGTGGTAGGCACCGATGTGCTGGGTGATACCACCGGCTTCACCGGAAGCCACCTTGGCACGACGGATATAGTCGAGCAGCGAAGTCTTACCATGGTCGACGTGGCCCATCACGGTCACGACCGGTGCACGATGGAAGGTTTCACCCTCGAACTTCAGGGATTCGGCCAGTTGTTCTTCCAGGGCGTTGTCGCTGACCAGCTTGACCTTGTGACCGAACTCTTCGGCGACCAGTTGAGCGGTTTCCTGATCCAGCACCTGGTTGATGGTCACCGGGGTGCCCATCTTGAACATGAACTTGACGATCTCCGCACCCTTGATGGCCATTTGCTGGGCCAGATCGGAAACGGTGATGGTCTCGCCAATCGATACGTCACGCACGATAGGACCAGTCGGGCTCTGGAAGCCGTGCTGGTTGCGCTTCTTCATCTTGGCCTTGCCACGACCACCACGACGGAAGCCGTCGCTCTCTTCGTCAACACTACGCGGCGCGACACGCGGCGCCGGCGCCTTTTCCTTGAGGGTCGGGCGGTGCTGTGCGTGCTTGCGCTCACGGCGCTCGTCTTCGTCACTGCGCGCCTTCTCGGGGCGACGCACTTCCTCTTTCTTGCGCTCGGCGTCGACGACCGGAGCGGCAACAACCGGCTCGCTGACCGGAGCTGGCGCAGCAGCAGGTGCGGACGCTGGGCTGGTCGCCGTGGCTGCCTGACGCTTGGCTTCTTCTTCGGCCTTGCGCTTGGCTTCTTCCTCGGCTTTCAGGCGCTCGGCTTCGGCAGCAGCCTGCTGAGCTTCCAGCTCACGCTGCTTCTCGGCTTCGAGCTCTTCCGGGCTGCGCTTGACGAAGGTCTTCTTCTTGCGCACTTCCACGCTGATGGTCTTGCTGCCAGCAACACGCAGGGTGCTGGTGGTCTTGCGCTGCAAGGTAATCTTGCGCGGCTCTTCGACCTTGTCGCCGTGACTGCTCTTGAGATGGGCCAGCAAGGCCTGCTTCTCACTATCGGTCACTACCTGTTCGGCACTTTCATGGGACAGGCCGGCTTCACGCATCTGCTGCAGCAGGCGCTCAACCGGGGTGTCGACCACTTTGGCCAGTTCTTTTACCGTGACTTGCGTCATGCATCTTTCTCCTCAGGCCGCAACCGCTTATTCGAACCAGTGGGCTCGAGCGGCCATGATCAGCTTGCCGGCACGTTCTTCGTCGATGCCGTCGATGTCGAGCAGGTCGTCGATCGACTGCTCGGCCAGGTCTTCACGGGTAATCACGCCGCGCAGCGCGAGCTCGAGAGCCAGCGCCTTGTCCATGCCTTCCAGTTCCAGCAGATCATCTGCCGGATGGGCATCGGCCAACTTCTCCTCGTTGGCGATCGCCTTGGTCAGCAGACGATCCTTAGCCCGTGCACGTAGCTCATTGACGATCTCCTCGTCGAAGCCGTCGATACTGAGCATTTCTTCCATGGGTACGTAGGCAATCTCTTCGAGACTGGTGAAACCCTCTTCGACCAGGACTTGAGCCAGTTCTTCGTCGACTTCCAGCTCGTCGATGAAGGACTGCATGATGTCGCCGGTTTCTGCCTGTTGCTTGGCCTGAATGTCCGCTTCGGTCATCACGTTCAGGGTCCAGCCGGTCAACTGACTGGCAAGACGCACGTTCTGACCGCCACGACCAATGGCCTGGGCCAGGTTGTCTTCGCCAACGGCGATGTCCATGGCATGGGCATCTTCATCGACGATGATCGCAGCCACTTCAGCCGGCGACATGGCATTGATGACGAACTGCGCGGGGTTGTCGTCCCACAGCACGATATCGACGCGCTCACCGCCCAGCTCGCCGGAAACGGCCTGGACGCGCGAACCACGCATACCGATGCAGGCACCCTGCGGGTCGATACGCTTGTCCTTGGAGCGTACGGCGATCTTGGCGCGCGAACCCGGATCACGGGAGGCAGCCTTGACGTCGATCAGCCCTTCGGCGATTTCCGGTACTTCGATGCGGAACAGCTCGATCAGCATTTCCGGAGCGGTACGCGACAGGATCAGTTGCGGGCCGCGGTTCTCGGTACGAATTTCCTTGAGCAGGGCACGCAGACGCACACCCACGCGGAAAGTCTCGCGCGGAATGATGTCTTCACGGGCCAGCAGTGCCTCGGCGTTGTTGCCCAGGTCTACGATGACGTTGTCGCGGGTGACCTTCTTCACGGTGCCAGAGATGATCTCACCCAGGCGCTCGCGGTAGGCGTCTACCACCTGAGCACGCTCGGCCTCGCGCACTTTCTGCACGATGACCTGCTTGGCGGTTTGCGCGGCGATGCGACCGAACTCGATGGAATCGATCTTCTCTTCGAGCACGTCACCGATCTTGGCGTTGGCCTCAACGGCCTGCGGCATGTCCTCGGTCACCTGGTAGGCCGGATCCTCGAACTCGGACTCATCGACCACGGTCCAGCGGCGGAAAGTTTCGTAGCTACCGTTCTGACGGTTGATCGACACACGCAGGTCGACTTCGTCCTCGAAACGTTTCTTGGTGGCGGTCGCCAGAGCCAGCTCCAGCGCCTCGAAAATCACGCCGGCCGGTACACCCTTTTCATTGGATACCGACTCAACAACCAGCAGTACTTCTTTGCTCATCGTACGCCTCGCCTTTCGCAATCCATTGGTTCTGCGCAGTCCGCTTCACGTTCACGCCATTGGCGCTATCTTCGTGAGCTGCCGCGCTACCTTCGCGCCATCTGTGTCGCTTGCGCTGCGCCGACAATCGACAGTCCAGCAGCGCCACAGAATCCGCATCTCAATCAAATCGGGGGATGATATTGGCCTTGTCGATCAGGTCGATCGGCAACAGATACTCGTGGTCATCCACCTGAACTACCACGTCCTGCTCCTCCACACCGCGAAGGAGGCCCTGGAAGTTACGACGCCCGTCGAAAGGCGAACGCAGCTTGATCTTCACCTGCTCACCGGCATGCGTCGCAAACTGTTCGAGGGTGAACAACGGACGATCCATGCCAGGAGAAGAAACTTCCAGTGTGTACTCCGAGGTAATCGGATCCTCGACATCGAGTACACCACTGAGCTGACGGCTGACGATTTCACAATCGTCGATCAGGATGCCATCGGCTTTATCGATATAGACACGCAGCAGCGAATGACGCCCCTGCGACAGGAACTCGATGCCCCAACATTGGTAACCGAGCGCCTCGATTACTGGGGCCAACAAGGCCTGCAACTGTTCTAGCTTGCTCGACACTTAACGGCCCTCGTGCATGCTGTGCAAATAAAAAATGGGCGAAACGCCCATCCCTTCAATCCGCCGTAAATACCAACGGACACTGTCTTTCAGCTAACAAAAAGCCCCTGAAAAGGGGCCTGCTGAAACTGGTTGCGGGGGCAGGATTTGAACCTACGACCTTCGGGTTATGAGCCCGACGAGCTACCAGACTGCTCCACCCCGCGTCAAAGCTGGGCCGGAATTATACGGCCACCCCCTGGCGAGGGTCAACCAAACACTCCAGCAACAAGAAAGCCCGCGAACTGCGGGCTTTCTTGAGTATGGTACCGAGGAGGGGACTCGAACCCCTACAGCCTATGGCCACTACCACCTCAAGGTAGCGTGTCTACCAATTCCACCACCTCGGCAAAACTGTTACTGCCCTGGAGCCTCCGGCACATCCGAAGCATCGGATGCTGGAGCTTGCTCTTCGAGCACCGGCACATCTTCGACAGCCGGTTTTTGTTGAACTTCCAGAACCGCTGGATCTGGCAGACCAACTTGAGTCAGTGCATCAGCTTTTTCTTTAGCAAAGAACGCTAAACCCAAGCTGGTAATGAAAAAAGCCGCGGCGAGTATACCAGTAAACTTACTCAGAAAGGTAGAGGAACCTTGGCTTCCGAATACAGTTGCCGAAGCACCCGAACCGAACGACGCACCTGCGTCAGCGCCTTTACCCTGCTGCAACAGCACCAGCACCACAATACCGATCGCACCCAGCAGGTGCAGAACAACAATGACTGTTTCCAGCATTCTTCAGTTTCCTGCAGCGCGACAGATCGCACCGAATTCATCCGCATTCAGAGAGGCGCCACCTACGAGCCCCCCATCGATATCCCGCTTGCCGAACAACTCGGCAGCACTGGCGGCCTTCACACTGCCACCATAAAGAATTCTCAACCCACTCGCGACACCAGCATCGAGCAGCGCAACTTGCGCACGGATCGCTGCGTGCACTTCCTGAGCCTGCTCGGGCGTAGCGGTCAACCCGGTACCAATGGCCCATACAGGCTCATAGGCCACTACGGCGTTTTTCAGCGCATCGACACCCAGCGCGTCGATCACTGCGGCCAACTGGCCACCCACCACACCCAGCGTTGTATTCGCTTCACGCTGCTCGCGGGTTTCACCCACACAGAGCATGGGAGTCAAACCTGCAGCCTGTACCGCTGCAAACTTGCGCACGACCACTTCGTCACTCTCACCCAGAATCAGGCGACGCTCCGAGTGACCAACCAGCACCAGCTCACAACCGCCGTCGACCAACTGACTAACCGCCAGCTCACCAGTCAAGGCGCCCTGCTCTACTTGTGCCGCACAATCCTGAGCCCCAACCTTCACTGCTTTACCCTTCAGGCCTTCGACGACCTGAGCGATATGCAGACTGGAGGGAAACACCGCAACATCGACATCAGAAGGCAGCACCTGCTGACGTACACCTTCGATCAGCTCTGCGACGCTTGCGCGGGTACCGTGCATTTTCCAGTTACCAGCGACCAAGGGGCGACGCATGTTTTACCTCGTCGATCAAAGAGGGCGCAGATGTTACCCAAGAGCACCCTCGGTAGCAAGCGCAATCAAGCACAGACTTCGGCAACAATCTTAGCCAATTCATCGGCATAGCCGCGAACCGAGCTTTCCTCGTCACCTTCGACCATCACTCGCACCAGCGGCTCGGTGCCGGACTTGCGCAGCAGCACTCGACCGCGCCCCGCCATGCTCTCGGTCACCCGCGCGCAGGCTTCCTTCACCGAAGGATGCTCGAGCGGATCGACAGCACCGGAGAACCGCACATTGACCAGCACCTGCGGACACTTCTTCAGATCGCTGCGCGCATCAACCAGGCTCTGACCGCGGCGCTTGAGCGCCATCAACACTTGCAGGGCCGCAATAATCGCATCACCAGTCGTGGTGTGCTGGAAGCACACCAGGTGCCCGGAATTCTCGCCACCGAGCTGCCAGTTGCGCGCCAGCAATTCAGCGATCACATAACGATCACCGACATTGGCGCGAATGAATGGGATGTTGAGATCGGCCAGAGCCAGTTCCAGCCCGAGATTGCTCATCAGCGTGCCTACCACACCACCACGCAGCCGCCCACGCTCCTGCAGATCACGCGCAATGATGAACAGCAGTTCATCACCATCGACCACCGCACCATATTGGTCGACCATCAGCACACGATCAGCATCGCCATCGAAGGCGATACCCAGATCGGCCTGCTGCGCGACCACTTCAGCCTGCAGCGCAGCAATGTGCGTGGAACCGCAAGCATCATTGATATTGAGACCGTCGGGCTGCGCCGAAATGACCCGAACCTCCGCACCCAGCTCGCGAAATACACTCGGCGCGACCTTGTAGGCAGCGCCGTGGGCGCAATCGATGACGATCTTCAGGCCTTTGAAGCTGGTGCCGCTGGGCACACTGCCCTTGCAGAACTCGATGTAGCGACCGGAGGCGTCGTTGATCCGTGAGGCCTTGCCGATCCCGGCGGACTCCACCACGGTCATCGGCTGATCGAGCAACTCTTCGATCATCGCCTCGACATCGTCCGGAAGCTTGGTGCCTTCGCTGGAAAAGAACTTGATGCCGTTATCGTCATGCGGATTGTGCGAAGCACTGATGACGATACCGGCATCGGCCTGGAAAGTGCGCGTCAGATAGGCAATGGCCGGCGTCGGCATCGGCCCGAGCAGTTGCACGTCCGCACCCGCGGCAGCCAGCCCAGCCTCGAGGGCGGACTCGAACATGTAGCCAGAGATACGCGTGTCCTTACCGATCAGGATGCGGCACTTGCCCTGCTTGCGAAACGCCATGCCAGCCGCCCAACCGAGCTTGAGCATGAAATCCGGAGTAATAGGAAACTGGCCAACGCGACCACGAATGCCGTCGGTGCCGAAGTATTTTCTAGCCATAACGCTTTCCTTGTTATTGCGCCGCTTCAACCGCAGCGATCATGCGCACCACGTCCACCGTTTCGGCGACATCATGCACACGCAAAATATGTGCGCCCTTGGT
Proteins encoded in this window:
- the nusA gene encoding transcription termination factor NusA yields the protein MSKEVLLVVESVSNEKGVPAGVIFEALELALATATKKRFEDEVDLRVSINRQNGSYETFRRWTVVDESEFEDPAYQVTEDMPQAVEANAKIGDVLEEKIDSIEFGRIAAQTAKQVIVQKVREAERAQVVDAYRERLGEIISGTVKKVTRDNVIVDLGNNAEALLAREDIIPRETFRVGVRLRALLKEIRTENRGPQLILSRTAPEMLIELFRIEVPEIAEGLIDVKAASRDPGSRAKIAVRSKDKRIDPQGACIGMRGSRVQAVSGELGGERVDIVLWDDNPAQFVINAMSPAEVAAIIVDEDAHAMDIAVGEDNLAQAIGRGGQNVRLASQLTGWTLNVMTEADIQAKQQAETGDIMQSFIDELEVDEELAQVLVEEGFTSLEEIAYVPMEEMLSIDGFDEEIVNELRARAKDRLLTKAIANEEKLADAHPADDLLELEGMDKALALELALRGVITREDLAEQSIDDLLDIDGIDEERAGKLIMAARAHWFE
- the infB gene encoding translation initiation factor IF-2, whose amino-acid sequence is MTQVTVKELAKVVDTPVERLLQQMREAGLSHESAEQVVTDSEKQALLAHLKSSHGDKVEEPRKITLQRKTTSTLRVAGSKTISVEVRKKKTFVKRSPEELEAEKQRELEAQQAAAEAERLKAEEEAKRKAEEEAKRQAATATSPASAPAAAPAPVSEPVVAAPVVDAERKKEEVRRPEKARSDEDERRERKHAQHRPTLKEKAPAPRVAPRSVDEESDGFRRGGRGKAKMKKRNQHGFQSPTGPIVRDVSIGETITVSDLAQQMAIKGAEIVKFMFKMGTPVTINQVLDQETAQLVAEEFGHKVKLVSDNALEEQLAESLKFEGETFHRAPVVTVMGHVDHGKTSLLDYIRRAKVASGEAGGITQHIGAYHVETERGMVTFLDTPGHAAFTQMRARGAKATDIVILVVAADDGVMPQTQEAVQHAKAAGVPIVVAVNKIDKPDANPDNIKNGLAALDVIPEEWGGDAPYVHVSAKMGTGIDELLEAVLLQAEVLELKATPSAPGRGVVVESRLDKGRGPVATVLVQDGTLRQGDMVLVGVNYGRVRAMLDENGKSIKEAGPSIPVEILGLDGTPDAGDEMMVVADEKKAREVALFRQGKFREVKLARAHAGKLENIFENMGQEEKKTLNIVLKADVRGSLEALQGSLSTLGNDEVQVRVVGGGVGGITESDANLALASNAVLFGFNVRADAGARKIVEAEGLDMRYYNVIYDIIEDVKKALTGMLGSDVRENILGTAEVRDVFRSPKFGAVAGCMVIEGTVYRNRPIRVLREDVVIFEGELESLRRFKDDVAEVRNGMECGIGVKSYNDVKVGDKIEVFEKVQVARSL
- the rbfA gene encoding 30S ribosome-binding factor RbfA, which encodes MAKDYSRTQRIGDQMQRELAQLIRREVKDPRLGLVTITAVDVSRDIGHAKVFITVMGQDDAEAIKESLKVLNDAAGFLRMQLGKAMKLRSVPQLHFHYDESVQRGAHLSALIERAVAEDRLHDDTAGSKE
- the glmM gene encoding phosphoglucosamine mutase, translated to MARKYFGTDGIRGRVGQFPITPDFMLKLGWAAGMAFRKQGKCRILIGKDTRISGYMFESALEAGLAAAGADVQLLGPMPTPAIAYLTRTFQADAGIVISASHNPHDDNGIKFFSSEGTKLPDDVEAMIEELLDQPMTVVESAGIGKASRINDASGRYIEFCKGSVPSGTSFKGLKIVIDCAHGAAYKVAPSVFRELGAEVRVISAQPDGLNINDACGSTHIAALQAEVVAQQADLGIAFDGDADRVLMVDQYGAVVDGDELLFIIARDLQERGRLRGGVVGTLMSNLGLELALADLNIPFIRANVGDRYVIAELLARNWQLGGENSGHLVCFQHTTTGDAIIAALQVLMALKRRGQSLVDARSDLKKCPQVLVNVRFSGAVDPLEHPSVKEACARVTESMAGRGRVLLRKSGTEPLVRVMVEGDEESSVRGYADELAKIVAEVCA
- the tpiA gene encoding triose-phosphate isomerase produces the protein MRRPLVAGNWKMHGTRASVAELIEGVRQQVLPSDVDVAVFPSSLHIAQVVEGLKGKAVKVGAQDCAAQVEQGALTGELAVSQLVDGGCELVLVGHSERRLILGESDEVVVRKFAAVQAAGLTPMLCVGETREQREANTTLGVVGGQLAAVIDALGVDALKNAVVAYEPVWAIGTGLTATPEQAQEVHAAIRAQVALLDAGVASGLRILYGGSVKAASAAELFGKRDIDGGLVGGASLNADEFGAICRAAGN
- the truB gene encoding tRNA pseudouridine(55) synthase TruB, whose translation is MAQVKRIRRKVDGIILLDKPHGFTSNAALQKVRWLLNAEKAGHTGSLDPLATGVLPLCFGEATKFSQYLLDADKGYETVAQLGVTTTTGDAEGDVIERRPVTVGRAEIEALLPRFRGEIKQIPPMYSALKKDGQPLYKLARAGEVVEREARSVTIARLELLACEGEQARLAVDCSKGTYIRTLVEDLGQLLGCGAHVAKLRRTKAGPFDLTRTVTLEELEAAHAEGGNEALDRFLLPADSGLQDWPLLQFSEHSAFYWLQGQPVRAPEAPKFGMVRVQDHNGRFIGIGEVSDDGRIAPRRLIYTGA
- the rimP gene encoding ribosome maturation factor RimP, with protein sequence MSSKLEQLQALLAPVIEALGYQCWGIEFLSQGRHSLLRVYIDKADGILIDDCEIVSRQLSGVLDVEDPITSEYTLEVSSPGMDRPLFTLEQFATHAGEQVKIKLRSPFDGRRNFQGLLRGVEEQDVVVQVDDHEYLLPIDLIDKANIIPRFD
- the secG gene encoding preprotein translocase subunit SecG, with the protein product MLETVIVVLHLLGAIGIVVLVLLQQGKGADAGASFGSGASATVFGSQGSSTFLSKFTGILAAAFFITSLGLAFFAKEKADALTQVGLPDPAVLEVQQKPAVEDVPVLEEQAPASDASDVPEAPGQ